From Lewinellaceae bacterium:
AAGCGGCTGGCAAAATTTAAGCCGGAGCGGAAATTATCAAAATACCTTTTTCCACACCCCCAGAGGCAGAAGGTGGAAAAACAGCGTTTGATGCCTATTGGAAGACTATTTCGAATTCACACTTCCGGCTTTGCACAGCCTGATTATTGGCTGTCAACAATGTCGCCCCCAAGACAGGTGGCCAAAAACGGCCAATCAAAGTCAAAATTTTTGAAATAAAAACTTGACATTCTTGGAAATGTCCAAAAAAAAAAACTTTACATACACGGCAAAACAAACCTCGGCCTAAAGGCTTAAATACGACACAATAAACGGTTCGCCTTATCTCAAAAACGGCTCTATGAAGAAAGAAGCATGCAAACGCGCTACTATCGCTGTCCTGGTATTTGCAGCATACCTCCTTTTGCTTCCTGGCTTAAAAAGCCAAGCAGAATTTGCTCCTATGGGGGCTCAGTGGACTTACAGAAAGTGCCATTGGCAATGGTGCTACGCAGAAATCAACGAAGTGGTGCGCGACACGGTCATTGACGGAATGAGTTGTAGTATACTGGAAAGGGTGGGTTATTCCGCAATCGCTCCTCCCCAAATTATCGGCGAGTGGACCCTATGCCAAGAAGGGGCAAAAGTGTATCACTATTGGGATACGATTTCCTATTTGCTGTACGATTTCGATGCCCAGCCGGGCGACAGTTGGCCCATCCGGCTAATGAAGCCATATTTCAGCGAGTTTTCCGATATGCAAGCCTGGCTGCACGTCGATTCCCTTGGTATATTGGAAACCAATGGGCAGCCCTTCGACGTGCAGTACACTTCCATCGAAACCGAAATGGATTTAAGCGCCTTTACAGGTTGGTCCTTCAATTGGATAATTCGGGATGTAGGCACTTAGGCACGACGAAAGAATAAACTGTCCATTCTGGCTTGTACTTTTTGCGCCATGCTGCGTTGCTCCCCGACCCTTCGGGTGCGGGGCAGGCTATCACTCAGGTAGCTTTGGCTATCCTCATTCTTCGCGCCTTGCCTGGCACAAAAATTACTGCCCCATAATTGAACACTTTATTCTTTCCTCGTGCCTTAGTAAAAGCCCTGAGAGACACAGTGGTATCTTATTCTACATGGGAACCGATATTGCAGGCGTTGCCTTGCGGCAACTTCCTGCTTTCCGGCCAAAGCCGGGATTCAACTACAAAAGTTATTTTGATAAAATATAGCCCAACAGGAGACACTTTGTTTTCAAGGCGTTATGAGAATTTTGGACAGGACGGCCTTTTCATCAAATTAAAAGCTAAGGCGGTGAATGAGGCCAATGATCAATATTTATTAGTTAGTGAAGAAGTAGAAACGGCTTCTCTTAATGACGCGGACATAGTAGTGACAAAGGTAGATGAAAATGGAGACATAATATGGCGCAAGAGGCTGGCCTCTAACAACATCAATGAAATACCTCATTCGGCCATTCCATGGGATAATGGCGGTTTTATTATTGGTGCGCAATTTAATAATACAATAATAGTAGATCAAAATTACATCGGCCGGCCCGCGCCTGCTGCTTTTCCCCAACCCGGCGGAGGAGTTCCTCAACGTTTTTCTCAAAGACCCGGCCCTGCCACAATGCTCCGGCGCGGCCTTCCGCATCCTGGATGCGCAGGGGCGGCTGCAGGCGGCGTATCCGGCGGGCCGGTTGGAGGATGCGACATCCGTATTGCCGGTGCAGGCCCTGCCCGCCGGGCCTTATGTGCTGCAGTATGTGGATGCGCAAGGGGTGCTGTGGAGTGGGCGGTTTGTGAAAATGTAGCATTTTTGTGCTGCTAGTCGACAGGCGAGCTGTAAGTCAGCGTCAAAGGGAGTCGCCAGCCGACAGCTATAGCATCCACAGCATCAATGCCGCTAGTCGACAGGCGAGCTGCCAGTCAGGGCCAGAGAGAGTCGCCAGCCGACATCCACAGCATCAATAGTCACCCCCTCAACCTCGGGTCCAGCGCATCCGTCAGCCCTTCCCCCAGCAGGTTGAAGATGGTCACTGTCAGGAAAATGGCGAAGCCGGGGAAGATGGCCAGCCACCAGGCGGAGACCTGCGAGCGGGCCAGCCGCAGCAATGATCCCCAGGTGACCTGCTCAGGTGGCACGCCCACGCTGAGAAAAGAGAGAAAGGCCTCCAGCAGAACGGCGCTAGCCACTCCGAAGGCGATGGTAATCAGCACCGGCGTCAGGGCATTGGGAATGGCATGGCGGAAGATGATGCGCCACTCGCTGTAACCCAGGGCCTGAGCCGCTTCGATATATTCCAGGCTGCGGATGCGGAGCAGCTCCGCCCGGATGAAGCGGGCGATGCCCGTCCACCGGATCAGCCCGATGATGGCCATGACGTATAGTATAGAAGGCTGTTCGATCACCGCCAGGATGCTCAACACCAGCAGCAAGGCCGGAACGGAGCTGACCACCTCAATCAGCCGCATGACCATGATGTCGAGCGGCAGGGTGATGCGTTTGCCCAGCAGCGGTATCCGCTTAAGGGGCCGGGCCAGGAGGTTCACCGACACCATGATGGCCGCCGTTATGCCCAGGCTTTTCAACAATTCTACACTGAACGTACCTTCGCTGAAGGCGAAAGAACGGGCGGTAAAACCGTAGAAAATACTGGCCAGCACCCCCACGATATTCAGGATAAGCCCGATGCGGGAGGCCTGGAAGCGGTCGTCGCCGAAATACCCGCCCAGGGCGCCGAAGAAAACGCCGATGATGGCCGCGATCGACATGGAGACGACCCCCACCAGCATGGCGATGCGCGTTCCGGAGATCATCCCGGCGGCGACATCCCGGCCCAGCTGGTCGGTGCCCAGCCAGTGCCGGAAGCGGCGGGACGGCACATCCTGTTCACTGCCCGGAGATTTGTAATTGTTGTTTTTCCGGTCGATGGTCGTCGCCGAGTAGGGTATCAACGCCCAGGCTACCTGCTCGTATTCGTGCTCTTTCCAGCCCTTCTGAAAAAACTGGGCTTCCCAGGTAGACAACCCCACGGCTACGGCGTACTGCTTGAAAACGGGGAAGTACGTTTGGCCGCCGATTTTGCAGTAAAGCGGTTTTTCATTGGCAATGAAATCGCCGGCCAGCGCAACGAACAGCAGGAAGAACAACAGGCGAAGAGACCATACCGCCAGGCGGTTTTTGCGGAATTGCCGCCGCACAATGGCCCAGTAGCTTTCTCCCATGGCTTGCCGACGGGCCATCCTTTCCGCTAAATCCTTCTCTTTTTTTACTCCGATCAGCATAATCTATTGCTTGTTGCGGCTGTAAGATACCCGGGGGTCGGCCCAGGCGTATAAAAAGTCGGCCACCAGGATGCCCGCCATCGTCAGGATGGCCGACAACATCAGTACCGTGTACACCACCGGCCAGTCGCGCTGCGTGATGGCGTCGATGGTGAGCTTGCCCATGCCGGGAATATTGAAAATGACCTCTATGGCTACCGAACCGGCAAAAACGGCCGGGAAAATACTGGCGAAAAGGGTGATGATGGGAAACAGGGAGTTGCGGAAAGCGTGTTTCCAGATGACCGTCCGGCTACTCAGGCCCTTGGCCCAGGCCGTGCGGATATAATCCTGCCGGATGACGCTCAGCATGCCGCCCCGCATCTGCCGGGAAATGAAGGCCAGCGCGCCGTAGGCCAGGCAGAGAACAGGCAACCCCAGGTGGGAGGCCGTTTCCCAAAAGCGGCTCCAGAAAGGCGCCTCCGCCGGCAGGTTGCCCAGGCCGATGGAGGGGAACCAGTCCATCCCGTATTCCGGAGTGGTGAAAAAGACCAGCAGCATGGTGCCGATCCAGAAACTCGGCAGGGAATAGAGGATAAACAGGATCACGGTGGAAGACCGGTCGAAGAGGGAATCCTTCCAGACGGCCGAAAAAACGCCCAACGGGATCGACAACAGGTAGGCCAGCAATATGGCCATCCCATTGATGAGTATGGTCCAGAAAAGGGCGTCTTCCATTTTGTCGGCCACCGGCCGGCTGTCGTAATAAGAAATGCCAAAATCCAGCCGCAGGAAACCGGCCAGCCAGTTGTGGTATTGGTTGTCCAGGCCATACCATTTGATATCGGGCAGATAAAGCAGCCCCGGGCGGGCGTTCTTTTTGATGGCTTCATAGCTGCGCTGCAACTCCTGTATGGGCCGTTGAAGGGCCGCCTGCAGGCTGCTGTCCTGAACAGCCAGCGTCATGGCTTCGTCCAGCAGGCTGGTGATCCTGGCATCGGAATACGAGAGGAACAACTGCTGCAGATTGGAGCGAACAGAGCGAAAGGCATTGCTTTCCTGCTGTTGAGAAGCCACCTGCAGGGTGTAGTTCATCTTGAGAAGCTGATGGTAATAGGCTTCTATCTGCTCCCAGTTGCCGTACTGGGCGACGAGCTTCGCCAGGTTTTCCCGGTGGTCTCTGCGGAGGATGTTGTAAAGGGTATCCGGATAGGCAGCCGAAGATAGGCCTACGTAAAAAACCGGCTTGTTGAGGCCCAGAAAGTCGGCAGTTTCCCGGTAAATCCGCTCGGCGTTGGCCAGGTTCTGCTGGTCGGGGCCAAACCCTCTCAGCTTCAACTCCACTGGGTCGCCGGGGGCTGCCTTGCTCAGGCCAAAGGCCAGCAGGGAGATCACCAGCAGGGTGGGAATGAAGATGAGTACTCGTTTGAGCAGATATTGTAACATGGGATCTATGCTTTGCAGCCTTATTTTTTCTTCAATTTCAGATGGCTGGGGAAATAGCCCGGATAGATGGGTGAAGCCTGGGCCTCAAACCGCTTATGGATGGCAATGCGGCTGGTCGGCACCAACAGGTAGATCAGGGGCATCTCATCGTAGAGCATGGCCTGAAGCTGGTTGTACAATTTGTTGCGCTCCTGGTCATCCAGGGTCACCTGTATCTGATCGATCAGGGCGTCCGATTCGGCAGTGGCAAAACCGGTGCGGTCGTCGCCTTCAGAGTGAAAATCCTGCCTCGGTTCCCAGAGGCCGGGCTGAATGGTCTTTCCCCAGGGGACGAGCTCGAAATCCCGGCGCTTGAAGTCATCGGCCAGCACGGCGAACTCTTTGGCTTCGATCTGGATATCGATGCCCGCTCTTTTGGCCGATTCCTGGATCAGGAGGGCCGCGTTTTCTATATTTTCCCTCCCGGCAATAATTTTATAATTGAGCGACAGTTCCTCCAATTTGCCGTTGATTACCTTATCGGCGATGCCGTTGTTGTTGCTGTCCGTCCAGCCGGCTTCCTCCAGCAGTTGCCGCGCCTTTTCCGGATCGTAGGGGATGGGCTGAAGGCTTTTGTTGTAAAAGGGGAAGGAGGGGTGCACCGGGCTGGCGTAAGGCGTGCCCAGGCCGTTGTAGACGGTGTTTATGATTTCTTCCACATTAATGGCATAGGCCAGCGCCTTCCTCACCCGCTTATCCGACAATTTGGGAACGCGGGTATTGACGTAGATAAAGGTGTTGCCCAGCAGCGGGGGGCTGAAAAAATCGTAGCGCTCCGCCGTGAATTCATTTTCCTGCAGGCTCAGAAAATCGGTGGGGGGGATGTTGGCCATGGCGTCGATCTGGCCGTCTTTCAGGGCAGTGATGGCAGCATTGGGGTCGGGTATCGGCCGGAACACGATCTTGTCGGGGTAGCCGGCCAGGGCCGGGTAGGTTTCCGCCAGTTCATCGCCCCAGTAATTTTCTTTTTTGACAACGATGATGCGCTGGCCGGTCTCCCAGCTTTCAAAGCGGTAGGGGCCGCTGCCGGAGATTCCATCTTTTTCCCGGCTGTATTTGGGGCTGGTGAAAAGGCTGGCGAATTGCGCCAGGCGCTCGTCTTTATCCGCCAGTTCTTTCGCTTTTTTCTCATCGGCAAGGTCGGTAAAGGGAATATCTTCCAGCAGGCCATCGGGGTCAAAGAAATAGGCGGGCATGACCGGCAGCGCCGAACCGATGGCCTCTTCTCCCAGGATGTATTTCTGGTCAGTGAGCACCGTAAACCGGCGGGGGTTTTCGCTGTCCACCTGTATGTCTTTGATAAAAGAAAGATACGCCCGGTAAGCCGGCGTGGGAACCTGCGGGTTGAGGGCGGCCTTGAGGGTGAAGATAAAGTCTTCTGCCGTCACTGGGCTGCCATCATCCCAGACAGCCTGGCCGTGAATCTCAAAAGTATAGGCCATTCCTCCGGCATAAGGGCCCTCCGTGATGGGAGTGATCTCCGGGCGGGACTTGGCCAGTTGGGGAATAATCTCCAGGCTAACCGGGTCGATGGAGATCAGGTTTTGAAAAATGGCGTTGCCCACGATGCGGGCGTAAATGCTGGTCGAAAGAGGCGGGTTCAGGCGGTCTGGCTCCGCATCCAGTTGTATGACAGCCTCGTTCAGGGGGCGGTCCAGGGAAAAAACGACGTCTTTTTCCTTCGTCTTCGGATCGCTTTTACAGCCTGCCAACAGCAGAAAAACGAAAAGCAGAAGGGTGTAGCTCACATTGAAATGTTTCATTCGATTTGGATTGTTTTTTCTTTAATATGGGTTTCTTCAGCCGCGCAGAAAAAATGCGGGCAAATCATGCCTGTGCCGGGGGCCTGCGACAGGGACTGCAAGATAATTATTTCGGCGCGGCCTCGCGCTTGATAAAGGTATTTACTAAAAAACCGGGGCGGCGGGCCGTAGCTTCGGCCTTAAACCGCTTCGATATGGCGATGCGTTCCAGGGGGGCAAACAGGAATATATAAGGCTGCTCCTCGTATATCAGTTCCTGGAATTCCTTGTACAACCGGTTGCGTTTGGCCTCATCCAGCGTCACCCGTATTTCTTCGATCAGGCGGTCGGCTTCAGCATTGGAGAAGCTCACCCGGTTGCCTCCGTCCGGGGTGTCGCTTTCCGAGTGCCAGAGCTGTTTGGGGTCGTCGATGATGGGATCCTGGCCCCAGGCGCCGGAGTAGAGTTCATAGTCTCGTTTTTTGGTATCGTCGATCAACACGGTAAATTCTTTGGGCACGATGTTGATCTTAACGCCTGCCTTTCTGGCGTCGTTCTGGAAAAGCAGCGCCTGGCTGTTGGCGAAATTGCTGGAAGCGCTGACCTTGTACTCCAGTTCCATCTCTACCCGCTCTCCGCTGATCTCTTTATCGACGATTCCGTTGCCATTGGTATCCTCCCAGCCGGCCTCGGCCAGAAGGATGCGCGCCTTTTCCGGATCGAATTCGATAGGGCTGAGCCCTTTGTGATAATAGGATTTTGCCGGGTGGAAAGGCCCTACCGTGCGTTCGGCCAGCCCATAAAACAGGTCTTCGATCAGGGCGGGCACATCGACCAGGTGGGCCAGGGCGCGGCGCACCCGCTTGTCCGCCAACCTGGGTTTTTTATTGTTCAGGCCGATGAAATAATAACCCAATGAAGAAGGCGTGTGCAAACTGTACAACTGCTTGATCATCTCATTCTCCCGGAGGCCGACAAAATCTTTGGCATCGATCTGCCCGGTGACGTCGATCTGCTGATCCTTCAGGGCCACTACGGCGGCGCTCTGGTCGGGAATGATCAGGAAAGACAGCTTGTCGGGGTAGGCTTTAAGTAAAGGAAACCGGTCCGACAACTGGTCTCCCCACCAGTTTTTTTTGCGGTTCAGCACGATGCGCTGCCCCGTCTCCCATTTTTCGAACTCATAAGGGCCGGAACCTACGACGTAGCCCTTTTCCCGGGAATACCGGGGCGAGTTGAACGCATCGGCAAATTCCTGGATGGCTTTCCGCTCCTGCGCCAGCAATTCATCCGGGTCCGTAGAATCGGCCAGCCGTTCTGCATAACCCGGGCTGGCCAGATGGGCGAGCGGTATGTCCTTCAGCAGGCCATTGGGGTCGTAGATGTATTCCGGCAGGATCGGGATATTGCTCACGGCTGTTTCGCCAATGATGTACTTCTTGTCGGTAAGGACCGTAAAACGGCGCGGGTTGGCGGAATCCACTTCCACGTCTCTTATGTAGTCGAGGTAGGCGCGGACATTCGCGGCGTTGACTTTGGGGTTGAACAGAGCTTTTAGGGTAAACTCAAAATCTTTTCCGGTGATGGGTTGGCCGTTGTCCCACCTTGCTTCATCGTGGATTTCGAAAGTGTAGGCGACCCCGCCCTGGTAGGGCCCTTCGTCAATCTCTTCGATTGCCGGCCGGGATTTGGCCAGTTGGGGAGCAAGCTCCAGCGTCCGGGGGTCAAAATGCAACAGGTAGAGGAAGATTTGTTCGTTGACAGCGCGGGCGTAGACATTGGTGGAGATCAGGAGGTTGAGGCGGTCGGGCTCCGCCGGCAACCGGGCGTAGACCGTATTGTCCTGGTTTTTAAAGATGGTACTGTCTATGCTTTCTTCTGGCGGCTCGTCCCCATTGCAAGCAGCGAACAGAAAGGCGAAGAGGGCAAGAATACCGATGAAACGCAAATGCATCATATTTCTTTGGGATTTTCCTGGTGTGTGCTACGTCGGAATTTAAGCGCCCTAAATTACAGGATTTGGGCAGCAAATAAAAAAAAATTTTGTCCTGATGAAACGCAGCTTGCCGTTATACTGCCGCATAACAGGTTGTGCCAGTATAAACCTTGCCTGCATATCATTGTTTTATTGCTATAATCAGAATGAAATTATGCCAACAATCCTTATCGCCGGCGGCAGCGGCCTGATCGGCAGCCGCCTTAGCCATTTACTTCGCGAACAGGGGCACGATGTGCTTCACCTCAGCCGCCGCCCCCGGCCAAACGCTCCCTACCCTACCTACCGTTGGGATACCGGCGAGGGCTACATAGACGACGAGGCAGTTCAACGCGCCGATTATGCCGTCAACCTGGCCGGCGCCGGCATCGCGGACAAACCCTGGACCAAGGCGCGCAAACAACTGATCATCGACAGCCGGACGGAAGGAGCCCGCTTGTTGTTGTCGGCCTTCCGGCGGTTGCAGCATTTTCCCAAAGCCTATATTTCCAGCGCGGCCATCGGCTATTACGGCGACCGGGGAAATGAATGGCTGAATGAAACTTCAAAGCCTGGCCAGGGCTTCCTGCCGGAAAGTTGCGTTGCATGGGAAGCAGCGGCCGGCGAGGTGGCCGATGCGGGCATACGCACCGTCGCTATTCGCATCGGCATCGTCTTATCTACGCAGGGAGGAGCGATGGAAAAAATGTTGCTGCCTTTCCAGTTCCGGCTCGGCGCCTATTTTGGCGACGGCAGCCAGTGGTACAGCTGGATCCATATCGGCGACCTGTGCCGGATGTTCATAAAGGCTGTGGAAGACGACAGCATGCAGGGAGTGTACAACGGCGTAGCTCCCAACCCGGCCACCAATAAAGAATTGACGGAAGCCCTTAAAGGCGCCCTGGGCAAGCCCACCCTGACCGTGCCGGCGCCCGCCTTCGCGCTGCGGCTGGCCATGGGCGAAATGGCCGACGTGGTCTTGTCCAGCGCACGGGTAAGCTCCAAAAAGATCGAAGCGGCGGGGTTCGAATTTTCCTTCCCCACCCTCGGCGAGGCCCTTCCGGACTTGCTGGAGCGAAGGGTTTAGTACTACTTTATTAACTTAACAGGAGTAAACACCTCGATCTCATGGGTACGGACGACGAGGTCGGTAAACTTCCCTTTAAAGCGGGTGGCCTTCACGATGTGGTTGTCGACCCAATGGTAATTGCCGCCTCGGGGTTTGTTCATAATCATGTTGTGGTATTTGAAGCCATTTTTCAGCAGCCACTTTTCGGTAACCTCCCGGTGTTCGTCTGTACGGGAAGTGAAGAAAGTGATGACATGGCCCTGGTCGTACCATTTGTTGATGATCTTTAAGGCATCGGGATAGGGAAGCACGGCCAGCATGCGCTCGGGTTCTTCGTTGGGAATGTCGTCGCATATCGTTCCGTCGATATCGATCATGAAGTTTTTCACGCCCTCGGGCAAGAGCGGGCTGGTCTTTTCACCCTTCTTATTGAAAGTAGGTTGTAAATTCGAATTCTCCTGTACACTCATGGACAACTTGATTTTGAAAATACAGAACCACAAAGCTAGGGCAAAAGCCCTGCGCGGGCTAGTAGTCTGTCAAGCTCAAATTGACTGGTAATCTATGGCGTCTTTTGCGGCTGCTCTTCGTTGAAGAACCGCCTTCCGTCCGTACGGATGGGCGGGAACCTTCGCCTCAATCAGCCACAAAATACGCGATACTTTACCCGTCATTTAAACGTTGACAGACTACTAGTCCGCCAGCCATTTAGCCAGGGGTTCCGGCCATATTTAATAATAGGTTTACATTGACATCCCGGGCCAGGGCAAAGCCTGTCCCTTTAGCTCCGGCAATGAATTCTTCATCGCCGGCCGGAATTTGATGTGATCAGGGTTATGGGAGGTAAGTAGATAGCAGCAGCCTCGTGCTTAAAACTTAATATAGTCTCTGGGATCCACCGGGCTTCCTTTGTGCCAGAGTTCAAAATGCAGGTGCGGCCCGTTGGAAAGCGTGCCTGTATTGCCGATAATGGCCACGGCTTCCCCGGCTTTGACAAAACTACCCGCTTTTTTCAGCAGAGCGGAATTGTGTTTGTAGAAAGTTATGGTGTTGTTGTCGTGTTGTATTCCGATGGTATTGCCGGTCTCCAGGGTCCAGTCGGAAAAGAAAATGTACCCGTCCATAGCGGCCTGTATCGCCGTGTTTTTGGAAGCGAGCACATCCACCCCAAAGTGTTTTTTGTCGGGCATAAACCCGGCCGAAATTTCTCCTCTCACCGGCGAATTGAAATACATTTGCTCCAGGGGGACATCCCGCGGGGAGAAGTTGGCGGTACGGGGGCGCTGTGCGGCCAGCCCCACTTTCTGCAATTCCATTTCCTGCCTGAGTTGCTCTTCTTCATCGGACCGCTCCCCTTCCCCGAGCGAATCAATGGGGTTGGATTTCAATATTTCCTCAGCGGTTTCCACATCGCCGATCAGCACTTTGCGGATGCTGGAAGAATATGCTTCCTGGGCAGCCAGTTGTTTTTCCAGCTTGCCGACTTCCCGGTAGAGCTGCTCCACCTCGTCGCGGTTTTCGCCTCCCTCTCCGTATCCCGGCATATACCGCTTCAGGGGCGTGAAGGCCACGGCGAGCACCACCAACACGGCCAGCGCTACCAGCACCGTACTGATAAAAATGTAGACATTGAGAAGGGTCAGGCGGTAAGAACCTACCTCTTCGAAGGTTTCGTTGTTCATAACGATGAGGCGGTAAGTATGCCTCATTCGCTTCTTTATCCTTTCCCACCTGCTTTTTGCATTTTCGTTCTCCGCTGCCATAAGGATCAATCCTTTTTGCCGGCTAAGCACGCAACCGGCAAGCATTATTTACGTTAATTGGTTGCTGAAGGTTAAAATACGTGCTTTGAAGTCTTTGAATAATAAAATATTTTTGCCTTCAGACGTTAATATAACGATATAGACACACAAATGGGCCTGTCAGGTATACTAAAATGTAACCTGCCGTACAAATAAACGCCCCGCAAAGTTATGTCGACAATTCAGAGGTTTGCAAGAAAAATACCATTTTCTTTTTATACCTGTTTTTTAACGCAGGTGTTGCCCAATTAGATAGTGATTTTAAAAAAAAATGGAATTGAAACGAATAATCAAGGCATCGCTGGCCCTGGCCATACTCTCCATCATTTCGGCCTGCACCACGCAAAAGAGCAGAAGCGACATGTCGGCGCTCGGAGAGCTCTACCACAATACAACGGCACATTACAACGGTTACTTCAACGCCGAAGAGCTGCTGGCCGCCAGCATCGAATCCCTCAACCAACAACACCAGGACAATTATACCAAGCTGTTGCCCATGTACGAATATGTGGCGGCGGAAAACCCCCAGTCGGAAGCCCCCGGCCTGGATGAGGCCATTAAAAAGGTCACCGTTGTGGTCAACCTGCACCGCTACAGCAAGTGGACAGACGACTGTTACCTGCTGGTTGGGAAGGCTCAGTACCTGAAGCAGGATTACGAGGCGGCCGAAGAAACCTTCCGTTACATGGTGTCCGAATACAGCCCGGAGAAGATGAAAGAACGCGAAAAGGTGAGCAAGCAGGACAAGAAAGTCAAGAAAAAGAAAAAGAAAAAGAAAAGCAGGCGCGGCAAGAAAGGCAAAAAGAAAGGCAAAAGCACCAAGCTCGACAAAGAAAAAGAACGCGCGCTGAAGCAATACAAGAAGGCGGTAAAGAAGGCCAAGAAAAAGGGGGCTAAAGCGCCTCCCCGCCCCGACATCCTCAAGCGAAAGAGCGAGGCGGAAGAACAGGCGGAAGAGAAAATGGCCGCCGCTGAAGAAAAAAAAGAAGAAGAGGCCAAAGAAGATAAACCGGACAACGACGACGGCTTGCTCAAGCACCGGCCTGCCTACCAGGAGGGCCTGCTCTGGCTGGCGCGCACCATGATAGAGCGCGACAACTACGACGCCGCAATAGCCTACATGGCCGAGCTGGAAAACGATAGGAATACCTACTCCGGCATTCGTGGACAGTTGGAAGCCGTGAAGGCTTACTACCACATCCACCGCCAGGATTACGTTCAGGCGCTGCCCGCTTTGGAAAACGCCATCGAGTCTGAAAAAGATAAAAACCAGCGGGCGCGTTACGCTTTCATCATGGCCCAGATTTTTCAGATGAACGGCAATGCGACGGGCGCTTACGCTTCCTTCCAGCAGGCGCTGAAGCTGAAGCCCGGATATGAGATGGAGTTCAACTGCAAGCTCAACATGGCCCAGAATGCCTGGGCCAGCGGCAGCGGGTCGGCTTATGAAGCCAGGGAAAACCTGGCCAAACTGCTGAAAGACCCCAAAAATGCCGATTATAAGGACCAGATTTACTTCGCCCTGGCGCAGATCGCCCTGAAAAACGGAGAACGGGACGAGGCCATAACCAACCTGGAACTGTCGTTGTTGCATAGCCGCCAAAATCAGGCTCAGCGCGCCGAGTCTTACCTGACTCTGGCCGACCTCTACTACGAAGCGGAGGATTATGTGCCGGCCAAGAATTACTACGACAGTACCCTGCAGGTCCTGACGGCTACCGACAGCCGCTACCTCCGGGTGCAAAACCTGAGCAGCAACCTGACGGAGATCGCCGCCAATATCCAGGTCATCGAATTGCAGGACAGCCTCCTTCGGATCAGCCGAATGAGCGAGTCGGAAAGAGAGGAACTGGCCATGTCTATCAAGAAAGAACAAGACGAACTGCGCCGCCAGCAGATCGCCGCCAAAGCAGGCGCCGCTGCCGGCTTGCCTGCTACGCCCCGCCGCGCCATAGGAGGCGCCGGCGCCCTGCAACAGGAGAGCAGTTTCTTCGCTTACGACGACCGGGCCCTGAAGCGGGGGCGCCGCGAATTTGAACGCAAATGGGACAACCGCCCCCTGGAAGACAACTGGCGCCGGTCGAGCC
This genomic window contains:
- a CDS encoding ABC transporter permease, which produces MLQYLLKRVLIFIPTLLVISLLAFGLSKAAPGDPVELKLRGFGPDQQNLANAERIYRETADFLGLNKPVFYVGLSSAAYPDTLYNILRRDHRENLAKLVAQYGNWEQIEAYYHQLLKMNYTLQVASQQQESNAFRSVRSNLQQLFLSYSDARITSLLDEAMTLAVQDSSLQAALQRPIQELQRSYEAIKKNARPGLLYLPDIKWYGLDNQYHNWLAGFLRLDFGISYYDSRPVADKMEDALFWTILINGMAILLAYLLSIPLGVFSAVWKDSLFDRSSTVILFILYSLPSFWIGTMLLVFFTTPEYGMDWFPSIGLGNLPAEAPFWSRFWETASHLGLPVLCLAYGALAFISRQMRGGMLSVIRQDYIRTAWAKGLSSRTVIWKHAFRNSLFPIITLFASIFPAVFAGSVAIEVIFNIPGMGKLTIDAITQRDWPVVYTVLMLSAILTMAGILVADFLYAWADPRVSYSRNKQ
- a CDS encoding phosphoheptose isomerase, whose amino-acid sequence is MSVQENSNLQPTFNKKGEKTSPLLPEGVKNFMIDIDGTICDDIPNEEPERMLAVLPYPDALKIINKWYDQGHVITFFTSRTDEHREVTEKWLLKNGFKYHNMIMNKPRGGNYHWVDNHIVKATRFKGKFTDLVVRTHEIEVFTPVKLIK
- a CDS encoding TIGR01777 family protein; translation: MPTILIAGGSGLIGSRLSHLLREQGHDVLHLSRRPRPNAPYPTYRWDTGEGYIDDEAVQRADYAVNLAGAGIADKPWTKARKQLIIDSRTEGARLLLSAFRRLQHFPKAYISSAAIGYYGDRGNEWLNETSKPGQGFLPESCVAWEAAAGEVADAGIRTVAIRIGIVLSTQGGAMEKMLLPFQFRLGAYFGDGSQWYSWIHIGDLCRMFIKAVEDDSMQGVYNGVAPNPATNKELTEALKGALGKPTLTVPAPAFALRLAMGEMADVVLSSARVSSKKIEAAGFEFSFPTLGEALPDLLERRV
- a CDS encoding M23 family metallopeptidase encodes the protein MRHTYRLIVMNNETFEEVGSYRLTLLNVYIFISTVLVALAVLVVLAVAFTPLKRYMPGYGEGGENRDEVEQLYREVGKLEKQLAAQEAYSSSIRKVLIGDVETAEEILKSNPIDSLGEGERSDEEEQLRQEMELQKVGLAAQRPRTANFSPRDVPLEQMYFNSPVRGEISAGFMPDKKHFGVDVLASKNTAIQAAMDGYIFFSDWTLETGNTIGIQHDNNTITFYKHNSALLKKAGSFVKAGEAVAIIGNTGTLSNGPHLHFELWHKGSPVDPRDYIKF
- a CDS encoding ABC transporter permease; its protein translation is MLIGVKKEKDLAERMARRQAMGESYWAIVRRQFRKNRLAVWSLRLLFFLLFVALAGDFIANEKPLYCKIGGQTYFPVFKQYAVAVGLSTWEAQFFQKGWKEHEYEQVAWALIPYSATTIDRKNNNYKSPGSEQDVPSRRFRHWLGTDQLGRDVAAGMISGTRIAMLVGVVSMSIAAIIGVFFGALGGYFGDDRFQASRIGLILNIVGVLASIFYGFTARSFAFSEGTFSVELLKSLGITAAIMVSVNLLARPLKRIPLLGKRITLPLDIMVMRLIEVVSSVPALLLVLSILAVIEQPSILYVMAIIGLIRWTGIARFIRAELLRIRSLEYIEAAQALGYSEWRIIFRHAIPNALTPVLITIAFGVASAVLLEAFLSFLSVGVPPEQVTWGSLLRLARSQVSAWWLAIFPGFAIFLTVTIFNLLGEGLTDALDPRLRG
- a CDS encoding ABC transporter substrate-binding protein; amino-acid sequence: MKHFNVSYTLLLFVFLLLAGCKSDPKTKEKDVVFSLDRPLNEAVIQLDAEPDRLNPPLSTSIYARIVGNAIFQNLISIDPVSLEIIPQLAKSRPEITPITEGPYAGGMAYTFEIHGQAVWDDGSPVTAEDFIFTLKAALNPQVPTPAYRAYLSFIKDIQVDSENPRRFTVLTDQKYILGEEAIGSALPVMPAYFFDPDGLLEDIPFTDLADEKKAKELADKDERLAQFASLFTSPKYSREKDGISGSGPYRFESWETGQRIIVVKKENYWGDELAETYPALAGYPDKIVFRPIPDPNAAITALKDGQIDAMANIPPTDFLSLQENEFTAERYDFFSPPLLGNTFIYVNTRVPKLSDKRVRKALAYAINVEEIINTVYNGLGTPYASPVHPSFPFYNKSLQPIPYDPEKARQLLEEAGWTDSNNNGIADKVINGKLEELSLNYKIIAGRENIENAALLIQESAKRAGIDIQIEAKEFAVLADDFKRRDFELVPWGKTIQPGLWEPRQDFHSEGDDRTGFATAESDALIDQIQVTLDDQERNKLYNQLQAMLYDEMPLIYLLVPTSRIAIHKRFEAQASPIYPGYFPSHLKLKKK